A part of Bacillus thuringiensis genomic DNA contains:
- a CDS encoding long-chain fatty acid--CoA ligase: MMMNVPLTISSMMERAEKLFSKKEIVSRTHDTVTTLTYKQLGERTRRLSSALKKLGIKEGERIGTLAWNHHRHVEAYFAIPGIASVLHTINIRLSPQHISYIIQHAEDRILLIDEDLVPLVENIQSQLSTVQAYIIMTDKDELPNTMLEPVYHYEKLLEEGDPNFQFVKDIDENTPAGMCYTSATTGNPKGVVYTHRSTVLHCMALGLADTAALSESDAAMAIVPMFHVNAWGLPFAATWFGTKQVLPGPMFNPKILLEMIQAEKVTIAAGVPTIWLGVLQELENNSYDLSSITRILCGGAAAPKSVIKAFEQKYNVPFVHAYGMTETSPLVTLARLKSYETELSYEEQLEIRSKQGYLVPGVEMKVVGTNGEVKWDGTEMGELCLRAPWIAESYYNDDRTVEGFRDGWLYTGDVVTVDEEGCVKIVDRTKDVIKSGGEWISSVDLENALMAHDAIFEAAVVAVPHPQWQERPVACVVQKANSTVTKEELYEFLKPQFAKWWLPDDIVFMEEIPKTSVGKFLKQALRKELEHLHKEK, encoded by the coding sequence ATGATGATGAATGTACCGCTAACAATTAGTTCTATGATGGAAAGAGCAGAAAAACTGTTTTCAAAGAAAGAAATTGTTTCCCGGACACATGATACAGTTACGACGTTAACGTATAAGCAGTTAGGTGAAAGGACGAGAAGGCTTTCCAGTGCGTTGAAAAAATTAGGAATTAAAGAAGGCGAGCGTATAGGAACGTTAGCGTGGAATCATCATCGACATGTGGAAGCGTATTTTGCTATTCCTGGTATTGCTTCCGTTTTACACACAATTAATATTCGTTTATCTCCTCAACATATTTCATACATTATTCAGCACGCAGAAGATCGAATTCTACTTATAGATGAAGATCTCGTACCACTCGTTGAAAATATTCAATCACAATTATCAACTGTACAAGCCTACATTATTATGACTGATAAAGATGAACTTCCCAATACTATGCTAGAACCTGTATATCATTATGAAAAACTATTAGAAGAAGGCGATCCGAATTTCCAATTTGTAAAAGATATTGATGAAAATACACCTGCTGGTATGTGTTATACGTCAGCGACTACAGGAAACCCAAAAGGTGTTGTATATACGCATCGAAGTACTGTATTACACTGTATGGCACTTGGTTTAGCTGATACAGCTGCTTTATCGGAAAGCGATGCAGCTATGGCAATTGTACCGATGTTCCATGTGAACGCTTGGGGGCTTCCTTTTGCAGCTACTTGGTTTGGAACTAAACAAGTTCTTCCAGGGCCAATGTTTAATCCGAAAATTTTATTAGAAATGATTCAAGCTGAAAAAGTAACGATAGCAGCAGGTGTGCCGACAATTTGGCTCGGTGTATTACAAGAATTAGAAAATAATAGTTACGATTTATCTAGTATAACGAGAATATTATGCGGTGGTGCTGCTGCACCGAAAAGCGTTATTAAAGCATTTGAGCAAAAATATAATGTTCCTTTCGTACATGCATATGGTATGACTGAAACAAGCCCACTCGTAACACTTGCACGTTTAAAAAGTTATGAAACAGAATTATCATATGAAGAGCAATTAGAAATCCGCTCAAAACAAGGATATCTTGTCCCTGGTGTAGAGATGAAAGTAGTCGGTACAAACGGTGAAGTGAAGTGGGATGGTACTGAGATGGGAGAGTTATGTTTACGAGCACCTTGGATCGCTGAAAGCTATTATAACGATGATCGTACTGTCGAAGGATTCCGAGACGGTTGGTTATATACTGGTGATGTTGTTACAGTTGATGAGGAAGGCTGCGTGAAAATTGTTGATCGTACGAAAGATGTTATTAAAAGCGGGGGAGAATGGATTTCTTCAGTGGATCTTGAAAATGCTTTAATGGCACATGATGCTATATTTGAAGCGGCCGTTGTTGCAGTTCCACACCCGCAGTGGCAAGAGCGTCCAGTTGCCTGCGTTGTACAAAAGGCAAATAGCACTGTTACAAAAGAAGAACTATATGAATTTTTAAAACCACAGTTTGCGAAGTGGTGGTTACCAGACGATATTGTATTTATGGAAGAAATACCGAAAACATCTGTTGGAAAGTTTTTAAAACAGGCGCTTCGGAAAGAGCTTGAGCATTTGCATAAAGAGAAATAA